The Cervus elaphus chromosome 12, mCerEla1.1, whole genome shotgun sequence genome includes a region encoding these proteins:
- the FOXB1 gene encoding forkhead box protein B1 produces the protein MPRPGRNTYSDQKPPYSYISLTAMAIQSSPEKMLPLSEIYKFIMDRFPYYRENTQRWQNSLRHNLSFNDCFIKIPRRPDQPGKGSFWALHPSCGDMFENGSFLRRRKRFKVLKSDHLAPSKPADAAQYLQQQAKLRLSALAASGTHLPQMPTAAYNLGGVAQPSGFKHPFAIENIIAREYKMPGGLAFSAMQPVPAAYPLPNQLTTMGSSLGTGWPHVYGSAGMIDSATPISMASGDYSAYGVPLKPLCHAAGQTLPAIPVPIKPTPAAVPALPALPAPIPTLLSNSPPSLSPTSSQTATSQSSPATPSETLTSPASALHSVAVH, from the coding sequence ATGCCTCGGCCGGGCCGCAACACGTATAGCGACCAGAAGCCGCCCTACTCATACATATCGCTAACCGCCATGGCCATCCAGAGCTCGCCAGAGAAGATGCTGCCGTTGAGCGAAATCTACAAGTTCATCATGGACCGCTTCCCCTACTACCGGGAGAACACGCAGCGCTGGCAGAACAGCCTGCGCCACAACCTCTCCTTCAACGACTGCTTCATTAAGATCCCGCGGCGGCCAGACCAGCCTGGCAAGGGCAGCTTCTGGGCGCTGCACCCCAGCTGCGGGGACATGTTCGAGAACGGCAGCTTCCTGAGGCGCCGCAAGCGCTTCAAGGTGCTCAAGTCGGACCACCTGGCGCCCAGCAAGCCCGCTGACGCCGCGCAGTACCTGCAGCAGCAGGCCAAGCTGCGCCTGAGCGCGCTGGCCGCCTCGGGCACGCACCTGCCGCAGATGCCCACGGCCGCCTACAACCTGGGCGGCGTAGCGCAGCCCTCAGGCTTCAAGCATCCCTTCGCCATCGAGAATATCATCGCACGCGAGTACAAGATGCCTGGGGGGCTGGCCTTCTCCGCCATGCAGCCGGTGCCCGCCGCCTACCCGCTCCCCAATCAGTTGACTACCATGGGCAGCTCGCTGGGCACCGGCTGGCCACACGTGTACGGTTCCGCGGGCATGATCGATTCAGCCACCCCCATCTCCATGGCAAGTGGCGATTACAGCGCCTACGGCGTGCCACTGAAGCCTCTGTGCCACGCAGCGGGCCAGACACTGCCCGCCATCCCCGTGCCCATCAAGCCCACACCGGCCGCAGTGCCTGCCCTGCCCGCGCTGCCTGCGCCCATCCCCACCTTGCTCTCGAACTCGCCGCCCTCGCTGAGCCCCACGTCCTCTCAAACAGCCACCAGCCAAAGCAGCCCCGCTACTCCCAGCGAAACGCTCACCAGCCCGGCCTCCGCCTTGCACTCAGTGGCGGTGCACTGA